The following are encoded in a window of Gossypium raimondii isolate GPD5lz chromosome 13, ASM2569854v1, whole genome shotgun sequence genomic DNA:
- the LOC105783157 gene encoding uncharacterized protein LOC105783157 → MATGLSTRNGNIGMALPTAAVNKLNNPLPSKECSNCSGHSPFFIHQVRHLGILRRLCTACVLRLHPSSFCPACFTFYGGSPPHPSKRVNCSNCCSLTHSHCAGDTILTSYLCTPCKDSSFSFFPLKDNKIDKKLALALLCAAKIASSSMGKAVTVAWAEADRKVREAALARKRARESLEHLLVVTRKEKARKENEAKVEDLDVDNGDEDGDGDGDGDIDVDLVRHIEDSLVKADD, encoded by the coding sequence ATGGCTACTGGTTTGAGTACTAGGAATGGCAATATTGGCATGGCCCTCCCCACCGCCGCCGTCAACAAACTCAACAATCCATTACCATCCAAAGAATGCAGCAACTGCAGTGGCCATTCTCCCTTCTTTATCCACCAAGTTCGCCACTTAGGCATCCTCCGCCGCCTCTGCACTGCCTGTGTCCTCCGCCTCCACCCTTCCTCGTTCTGCCCTGCTTGTTTTACCTTCTACGGCGGCTCCCCACCCCATCCTTCCAAACGTGTCAACTGCTCCAATTGCTGCTCCCTCACCCATTCTCACTGCGCAGGCGACACCATTCTCACCTCTTACCTCTGCACACCTTGTAAGGactcttctttctctttctttcctctcaaGGACAACAAGATCGACAAGAAGCTCGCTCTCGCTTTGCTCTGCGCTGCCAAGATTGCCTCCTCTTCCATGGGGAAGGCCGTTACCGTAGCATGGGCCGAGGCTGACAGGAAGGTAAGGGAGGCGGCGCTTGCAAGAAAACGGGCAAGGGAATCCCTCGAACATCTACTCGTTGTTACTCGTAAGGAAAAGGCCAGAAAGGAAAATGAGGCCAAAGTTGAGGACTTGGACGTGGACAATGGTGATGAAGATGGTGACGGTGATGGGGATGGGGATATTGATGTTGATCTCGTACGACATATAGAAGATAGTCTTGTTAAAGCCGACGATTGA
- the LOC105783155 gene encoding uncharacterized protein LOC105783155, producing MATKKIIAICQSGGEFETENDGSLSYRGGDAHAIDIDDQMKFSDFKMEVAEMFNCSFGAMSIKYFLPGNRKTLITVSNDKDLERMIKFHGDSITADVYIVMEENGAADVSNMSDSRSSRTTLSEAVPPLELPLDVVDDTTQPNIPLGAPLDIDGTNHIDAHFNLPPEVLSVRPLSVVPYEKHAKAAEQWQDTITGVGQRFSSVHEFRETLRKYAIAHQFAFKYKKNDSHRVTVKCKAEGCPWRIHASRLSATQLSICIKTMNPTHTCGGSAVTVGHQSWVAGIIKEKLKIFPDYKPKDIVNDIKQEYGIQLNYCQAWRGKEIAKEQLQGSYKDAYSQLPFLCDKIMETNPGSLATFTTKEDSSFQRLFIAFHASLSGFVQGCRPLLFLDSIPLKSKYQGILLTATAADGNDSVFPVAFAFVDAETNDNWHWFLSQLKSALSTSCPLTFVADRQKGLRESISEIFKDSYHGYCLHYLTEQLIRDLKGQFSRDVKGIMIEDLYHAAFAPRPEEFHKITEGIKSLSLEAYNWIMQSEPQNWANSLFQGARYNHMKSNFGELFYSWASDADELPIIQMVDVIRGEIMELIYFRRTDSDQWLTRLTPSMEEKLEKESLKVSALQVQPTTGSKFEVQGEFTEVVDMDGWDCSCKGWQLTGLPCCHAIAVINCIGRSPYDYCSRYFSTESYRLTYAESVKPIPDTDWAMQNDYSEAAMTVTPPTRRPPGRPTTKKVGSQEAMKRQLQCSKCKGLGHNKATCKELL from the exons ATGGCTACAAAGAAGATAATAGCAATTTGTCAATCTGGAGGTGAATTTGAGACTGAAAATGATGGCTCATTGTCGTATAGAGGTGGAGATGCTCATGCAATAGACATTGATGATCAGATGAAGTTCAGTGACTTCAAGATGGAAGTAGCAGAAATGTTTAATTGTAGCTTTGGTGCTATGTCTATCAAATACTTCCTCCCTGGTAATAGAAAGACTCTCATTACTGTCTCCAATGACAAGGATTTAGAGCGGATGATTAAATTTCATGGGGATTCTATAACTGCTGATGTGTATATcgtaatggaagaaaatggagCTGCTGATGTTTCTAACATGTCAGATAGTAG GTCAAGTAGAACAACTTTGTCTGAAGCAGTGCCTCCACTTGAGTTACCTCTAGATGTTGTGGATGATACCACTCAACCCAATATTCCTCTTGGTGCCCCTCTTGATATTGATGGCACCAACCATATTGACGCGCACTTTAATTTGCCACCTGAGGTTTTGTCTGTTCGTCCTCTTTCTGTTGTTCCCTATGAGAAGCATGCTAAAGCTGCTGAGCAGTGGCAGGATACAATTACAGGGGTGGGGCAAAGATTCAGTAGTGTTCATGAATTTCGTGAGACATTGCGTAAATATGCCATTGCACATCAGTTTGCATTTAAGTATAAAAAGAATGATAGCCATCGTGTGACTGTTAAGTGCAAAGCTGAAGGTTGCCCTTGGAGAATTCATGCATCAAGGTTGTCAGCCACTCAGCTTAGTATATGTATCAAGACGATGAATCCAACACATACTTGCGGAGGGTCTGCTGTGACAGTTGGGCATCAAAGCTGGGTAGCCGGTATTATCAAGGAGAAGTTGAAAATTTTTCCAGATTACAAACCCAAGGACATTGTAAATGACATTAAACAAGAATATGGAATACAACTGAACTACTGCCAGGCTTGGCGTGGGAAAGAAATTGCCAAGGAGCAGCTTCAGGGTTCATATAAGGATGCATATAGTCAGTTGCCATTTTTGTGTGACAAGATAATGGAGACCAATCCTGGCAGTCTTGCTACATTCACCACTAAGGAAGACTCGAGTTTCCAACGCCTCTTTATCGCATTCCATGCCTCTTTGAGCGGTTTCGTACAAGGATGCAGGCCTCTCCTTTTCCTTGATAGCATACCCTTGAAGTCCAAATATCAAGGCATATTGTTGACAGCAACTGCTGCAGATGGAAATGACTCTGTATTTCCTGTTGCTTTTGCTTTTGTAGATGCAGAAACCAATGATAATTGGCATTGGTTTTTATCACAACTAAAATCAGCTCTGTCAACATCTTGTCCTCTAACATTTGTTGCAGACAGACAGAAGGGTTTGCGGGAGTCAATCTCTGAAATTTTCAAGGATTCCTATCATGGTTATTGTCTGCACTATTTAACTGAGCAACTCATTAGAGACTTGAAAGGGCAGTTTTCTCGTGATGTTAAAGGTATCATGATTGAGGACCTTTATCATGCAGCTTTTGCACCTAGACCTGAAGAGTTTCATAAGATTACTGAGGGCATCAAAAGTCTTTCACTGGAAGCTTACAATTGGATCATGCAAAGTGAGCCCCAGAATTGGGCAAATTCACTTTTCCAGGGTGCCAGATATAACCATATGAAATCAAACTTTGGTGAACTCTTTTACAGCTGGGCATCAGATGCAGATGAATTACCTATAATACAGATGGTTGACGTCATACGGGGAGAGATTATGGAGTTAATTTATTTCCGTAGGACCGATTCTGATCAGTGGTTAACAAGGCTGACTCCATCCATGGAGGAAAAGCTGGAAAAGGAGAGCTTGAAAGTCAGTGCCCTTCAAGTGCAACCGACTACTGGTAGCAAATTTGAGGTTCAAGGTGAGTTCACTGAAGTGGTTGACATGGATGGTTGGGATTGTAGTTGTAAAGGTTGGCAACTTACTGGTTTACCATGCTGCCATGCTATTGCTGTTATCAATTGCATTGGACGAAGCCCTTATGATTATTGCTCAAGATACTTTTCAACTGAGAGCTACAGATTAACCTATGCAGAATCTGTCAAGCCTATTCCAGATACGGACTGGGCTATGCAGAATGATTATTCGGAAGCCGCAATGACTGTAACTCCACCAACACGTCGTCCACCAGGTCGGCCTACCACAAAGAAAGTTGGATCACAGGAGGCAATGAAGCGACAACTCCAGTGCAGTAAGTGCAAGGGTCTTGGACACAACAAGGCCACTTGCAAAGAGCTCTTGTAA